The Paenalcaligenes faecalis genome has a window encoding:
- a CDS encoding CHASE2 domain-containing protein, with amino-acid sequence MFSLLFINCAGFYKKYQIGVLFFYFFLGLWLTLGNPFGISVAADQALAKEISRYRSILYPIERQPITVVLFNKKTLERLHEANVDWVFSNDWPISYDEHATLIQALSQGGGHHFSYPPEAIFYDVFLENLRGEIQDIYGLNDAFRSIKVDQGPPVYMAAGGLKDLILSQDIYRELPEANWVPTAWEGPEGSYPLYKEFLLPDGRGGDQPHFTRLPATQLYDAWCRVQKSGVCVPLETNQGENALSIQWERQVLPASLSNPTSSPANLALERNTDPLVLDCQSSTFSLLLKTIGSTFWRALGIQSNPAQLDMNCLPFYVVNAADIYTTHIPLAPPYLAEGEPYVVLFGSDIPSLNDFHSTPNYGKIAGVLHHAMALVNLMDRQNSYIYEKEIRLMVAAMWGFWLWSVWILSSRLFCLERGWILILIQRSEHYLSKENFVVIHFLRYKLVRQLVWFIFYLSVILIFYAFFYHFLNAALEGWLSMIALIPLLPNIVKIRKEHILILSKERK; translated from the coding sequence GTGTTTAGTCTTTTATTTATAAATTGCGCTGGATTTTATAAAAAATACCAAATTGGCGTGCTTTTTTTTTATTTTTTTCTGGGCTTATGGTTAACGTTGGGAAATCCTTTTGGTATTTCAGTTGCCGCGGATCAAGCATTGGCAAAGGAGATAAGTCGTTATCGCTCTATTTTATATCCTATTGAAAGACAGCCCATAACTGTAGTCTTATTTAATAAAAAAACACTAGAAAGGTTACATGAGGCTAATGTTGATTGGGTTTTCTCTAATGATTGGCCAATTTCTTATGATGAGCACGCCACGTTAATACAAGCCTTATCACAAGGAGGGGGGCATCATTTTTCTTACCCTCCTGAGGCCATTTTTTATGATGTTTTTTTAGAAAACCTTCGGGGCGAAATACAAGATATTTACGGCTTAAATGATGCATTTAGATCCATAAAAGTAGATCAAGGACCTCCTGTATATATGGCGGCAGGGGGACTAAAAGATTTGATCCTGTCTCAGGATATATATCGAGAGCTACCTGAAGCGAACTGGGTACCGACTGCCTGGGAGGGTCCAGAGGGCTCATATCCTCTCTATAAAGAGTTTTTACTACCTGATGGGCGAGGAGGAGATCAACCTCATTTTACTAGGCTCCCTGCTACTCAGTTATATGACGCATGGTGTCGTGTCCAAAAATCAGGCGTATGCGTCCCTCTGGAAACAAATCAAGGTGAGAATGCCTTAAGTATCCAGTGGGAAAGACAAGTTTTACCAGCTTCTCTGTCTAATCCTACAAGCAGCCCAGCAAATTTGGCGTTGGAAAGAAATACTGATCCTCTCGTATTGGATTGTCAATCTTCTACTTTTAGTCTGCTGTTGAAAACAATAGGCAGTACATTTTGGCGAGCATTAGGCATTCAATCAAACCCAGCCCAATTAGATATGAATTGCCTGCCTTTTTATGTTGTGAATGCTGCGGATATTTATACCACCCATATACCACTAGCTCCCCCGTATTTAGCGGAGGGTGAGCCATATGTGGTGCTATTTGGTTCTGATATCCCTAGTTTAAATGATTTTCACAGTACTCCAAATTATGGAAAGATTGCAGGAGTATTACATCATGCTATGGCATTAGTTAATTTAATGGATAGGCAAAATTCTTATATTTATGAAAAAGAAATCCGCTTGATGGTAGCGGCTATGTGGGGCTTTTGGTTATGGAGTGTTTGGATACTCTCTAGTCGATTATTTTGTTTAGAGCGTGGTTGGATCTTGATTTTAATTCAGCGTAGCGAGCACTATTTAAGTAAAGAAAATTTCGTTGTTATTCATTTTCTTCGTTATAAGTTGGTAAGACAGCTGGTTTGGTTCATATTTTATTTGAGTGTGATTTTAATTTTTTATGCTTTTTTCTATCATTTTTTAAATGCTGCATTAGAGGGCTGGCTATCAATGATTGCGTTAATACCTTTGCTACCAAATATCGTAAAAATACGTAAGGAGCATATTCTCATATTATCTAAGGAGAGAAAGTGA
- a CDS encoding alanine/glycine:cation symporter family protein yields the protein MEKILRFIEQVNAVAWGPWMLMLLAGTGLFLTLGLRFIPQRKLFYGFKMLWQGRSSTEKGDISPFNALMTALSATIGTGNIAGVATAIFYGGPGAIFWMWLIALIGMATKFSEATLAVHFREVDAKGHYVGGPMYYIRNGLGKNWKWLGVIFAVFGMLAGFGIGNSIQANSVADVMSSAFNVPPLVSGFTIAVLVGLVLLGGIKRIGEVAGKLVPMMAVFYVGGGLLVLALHIDRIPEAISLILYHAFNPTAAAGGFAGATVWAAIRFGVARGIFSNEAGLGSAPIAHATAQTDNPIRQGTVAMLGTFLDTIVVCTITALVIMVTGAWQSGENGATLSAHAFSQGLGVIGQYIVSIGVALFAFTTIIGWSFYSEKCAQFLFGEKSNLPFRLIWVVVIPLGTWPGIDLGSLWLVADTLNALMAIPNLIALLLLSPVVFKLTKTYFANKNNFN from the coding sequence GTGGAAAAGATACTACGATTTATTGAGCAGGTGAATGCGGTAGCGTGGGGGCCGTGGATGCTAATGCTCTTAGCTGGGACGGGGTTGTTTTTAACCCTAGGTTTGCGCTTTATACCTCAACGTAAACTGTTCTATGGCTTCAAGATGTTGTGGCAAGGCCGTAGTAGCACAGAAAAAGGCGATATTAGCCCATTTAATGCGTTGATGACGGCACTGTCTGCAACTATAGGAACAGGGAATATCGCAGGGGTAGCCACCGCTATTTTCTATGGTGGGCCAGGAGCTATTTTCTGGATGTGGCTGATTGCGTTAATTGGAATGGCGACTAAATTCAGCGAGGCCACTTTAGCGGTGCATTTCCGTGAGGTTGATGCCAAAGGGCATTATGTAGGTGGCCCCATGTATTACATCCGCAATGGCTTGGGCAAAAACTGGAAATGGTTAGGGGTGATTTTTGCCGTATTTGGTATGCTAGCAGGCTTTGGTATTGGCAATAGCATTCAGGCGAATTCAGTGGCTGATGTGATGAGCTCTGCTTTTAATGTGCCTCCTCTGGTCAGTGGTTTTACCATTGCTGTGCTCGTAGGCTTGGTGCTTTTAGGTGGCATTAAACGCATTGGCGAAGTGGCGGGTAAACTGGTCCCAATGATGGCTGTTTTTTATGTGGGGGGTGGCTTGCTTGTTTTGGCCCTGCACATTGATCGTATCCCCGAGGCCATTAGTTTAATTTTATATCATGCGTTTAACCCAACTGCTGCGGCAGGTGGTTTTGCTGGTGCAACGGTGTGGGCTGCGATTCGTTTTGGGGTAGCTCGTGGTATTTTTTCAAACGAGGCTGGTTTGGGTAGTGCTCCTATCGCGCATGCTACAGCGCAAACGGATAATCCTATTCGCCAAGGGACCGTAGCTATGCTGGGCACATTTTTAGACACCATTGTAGTGTGTACGATTACCGCTTTAGTAATTATGGTGACGGGTGCATGGCAAAGTGGTGAAAATGGGGCGACCTTGTCAGCCCATGCTTTTTCTCAGGGCTTAGGCGTAATAGGGCAATATATTGTCAGTATTGGGGTTGCGCTGTTTGCTTTTACTACGATTATTGGTTGGAGTTTTTACAGTGAAAAGTGTGCGCAATTCTTATTTGGTGAAAAATCGAATTTACCTTTTCGCTTAATTTGGGTCGTGGTGATTCCTTTGGGAACATGGCCAGGTATTGATTTAGGCAGCTTGTGGTTAGTTGCTGACACCTTAAATGCCTTAATGGCCATACCTAACTTGATTGCTTTGTTGTTGCTTAGTCCCGTGGTGTTTAAGCTCACAAAAACTTATTTTGCTAATAAAAATAATTTTAATTAG
- a CDS encoding NAD(P)/FAD-dependent oxidoreductase, whose product MTTKKRLDTSTPALPIDRRTFLQLGAATAAGTALTLKSPSAQAAAKTKTTARIVIAGAGAAGLAAANHLATQLDGASISLIDARKAHYYQPGFTLVAAGIKTAPYVESTTAEYVPKGVNLITEKIIEFDPDANQVVTENGTRIAYDYLILATGLVLDYAAIEGMDESRIGTKGLGSMYHSPEKAHATWQLLDRFADTGGNGVFLRPNTEMKCAGAPLKYTFIVEDHLVRRGNRNKANLIYNSNNNALFSVPIVHEKVRMLFEERDIAINYNRVLSAIDIDRQIATFSTPDGTIDLDYDFINVIPPMRAAEAIRNSPLPWQSGPWAADGWAEVNKNNLRHVRYPNVFAVGDSAGVPKGKTAASVKWQVPVAVDHLIADIKGTTSEAFYDGYTSCPMITRLGRAMLVEFDYHNNLTPSFPGIIAPLEELWISWVMKTMALKPTYISMLRGRA is encoded by the coding sequence ATGACAACAAAAAAACGGCTCGACACGTCTACTCCCGCCCTGCCTATTGATAGACGAACTTTTTTACAACTAGGAGCGGCTACCGCTGCCGGTACGGCTCTTACCTTGAAAAGCCCATCTGCTCAGGCCGCAGCCAAAACTAAAACCACCGCACGCATCGTCATTGCCGGTGCTGGTGCGGCAGGATTAGCCGCTGCTAACCACCTTGCTACACAGCTTGATGGAGCCTCCATTAGCCTTATTGATGCACGTAAAGCACACTACTACCAACCCGGCTTCACCTTAGTAGCTGCAGGTATTAAAACAGCCCCTTATGTAGAAAGCACCACTGCTGAATACGTTCCTAAAGGGGTTAATCTCATCACTGAAAAAATTATTGAATTCGATCCAGATGCCAATCAAGTCGTGACGGAAAACGGCACTCGGATTGCCTATGATTATTTAATTTTGGCAACAGGGTTAGTCCTCGACTATGCCGCTATTGAAGGCATGGATGAAAGTCGAATCGGCACGAAGGGATTAGGCAGTATGTATCACAGCCCCGAAAAAGCCCATGCTACCTGGCAACTCCTTGATCGATTTGCCGACACGGGCGGCAACGGTGTTTTTTTACGCCCTAATACAGAAATGAAATGTGCTGGAGCCCCCTTAAAGTACACCTTTATTGTAGAAGACCACTTGGTGCGTAGAGGCAATAGAAACAAAGCCAATTTGATTTATAACTCGAATAACAATGCTCTTTTTAGTGTTCCCATAGTGCATGAAAAAGTTCGTATGTTATTTGAGGAACGGGACATAGCTATCAATTACAACCGTGTTTTATCCGCCATAGATATCGATCGACAAATTGCCACTTTTTCTACTCCTGATGGGACCATTGATTTAGATTACGACTTTATCAATGTTATTCCACCCATGCGTGCCGCTGAGGCGATTCGCAATAGCCCTTTGCCTTGGCAATCAGGCCCATGGGCTGCTGATGGCTGGGCAGAAGTAAACAAAAACAACTTACGCCATGTGCGATACCCGAATGTGTTTGCGGTGGGAGACAGTGCTGGCGTCCCAAAAGGGAAAACAGCAGCAAGCGTAAAATGGCAAGTGCCTGTAGCCGTTGATCACCTTATTGCTGATATCAAAGGCACAACATCAGAGGCTTTTTATGATGGTTACACCTCTTGCCCTATGATCACTCGATTAGGGCGAGCCATGTTAGTTGAATTTGACTATCACAATAATCTCACGCCCTCTTTCCCAGGTATCATCGCCCCCTTAGAAGAACTCTGGATTAGTTGGGTGATGAAAACAATGGCACTCAAACCAACCTACATCAGCATGCTACGCGGTCGCGCTTAA
- a CDS encoding DUF2501 domain-containing protein, whose product MLKTKARSIVISTALCLGLGGGLAQAQLLDNVKNALGSGPTPAASTAIPGMPALSSVGIENISGVLQYCIKNNYVDNNVAGIKDKLLGQLGGEEQAKANPSYQEGLNGILGGKSGQKMELSGGGLKQQLTTQVCDQVLKYGESLI is encoded by the coding sequence ATGTTGAAAACAAAAGCACGCTCTATTGTGATCAGTACCGCGTTATGTTTGGGTTTAGGCGGTGGCTTAGCCCAGGCTCAGCTATTGGATAATGTAAAAAATGCATTAGGCTCAGGCCCAACCCCGGCTGCATCCACAGCTATCCCCGGGATGCCAGCCTTAAGCTCCGTAGGCATAGAAAACATCAGCGGAGTGCTTCAATACTGCATTAAAAACAACTATGTCGATAACAATGTGGCTGGCATCAAAGATAAGCTGCTTGGCCAGCTAGGAGGCGAGGAACAAGCCAAAGCAAATCCTAGTTATCAAGAAGGACTAAATGGTATTTTAGGCGGCAAGAGTGGGCAAAAAATGGAGTTATCAGGTGGTGGTTTAAAACAACAGTTAACCACTCAAGTCTGCGATCAAGTCCTAAAATATGGTGAGTCATTGATTTAA
- a CDS encoding LysR family transcriptional regulator, translating to MRVEHIEYFVATARLGSIAKAASSLGRQRSTVSMAISTLEDELGVRLFERTGNSLALSAIGESILDDCHRLLSLNLSIKQRCLMGDQTQRQELRIGRDDALSESFWRHIILQLRQRYPHLSLSMRFASSDELPDLVRQQQLDIAYGVSENLYDPAEGLHRRVLGRVVMRMMIAQNHPLSRLQHVTDTDLRTLAQITYMDSSNQERFHMEHVGSERIALSSFELVRDAIRDGLGWGYVPEPLLQLEQRDAGELTTLRHGLMVTGYPYLVYSREALVASGPQKGLLSEVNEVVAAAMLEISSE from the coding sequence ATGCGAGTTGAACATATTGAGTACTTTGTAGCTACTGCTCGATTGGGCTCTATAGCAAAGGCTGCTAGCTCCTTAGGGCGTCAACGCAGTACGGTAAGTATGGCCATTTCTACCCTCGAGGACGAGCTGGGAGTCAGGCTGTTTGAGCGCACTGGGAACAGCTTGGCTTTGTCTGCGATAGGTGAGAGTATTTTGGATGATTGCCATCGACTTTTAAGCTTGAATTTAAGCATTAAGCAACGCTGCTTAATGGGGGATCAAACACAACGTCAAGAATTGAGAATAGGCCGAGACGATGCATTATCTGAGTCTTTTTGGCGACACATTATTTTGCAATTACGGCAACGCTACCCTCATTTAAGTTTGAGTATGCGTTTCGCCTCCTCCGATGAACTACCTGATTTGGTGCGACAGCAGCAATTAGATATTGCTTATGGGGTATCAGAAAATCTCTATGATCCAGCAGAAGGTCTACATAGGCGAGTCTTAGGCCGTGTGGTCATGCGAATGATGATTGCACAGAATCACCCCTTGAGCCGTTTGCAGCATGTGACGGATACGGATTTGCGGACACTGGCCCAAATCACATATATGGATAGTTCCAATCAAGAACGCTTTCATATGGAGCACGTAGGCAGTGAACGCATTGCTCTAAGTAGTTTTGAGTTAGTTCGCGATGCTATCCGAGATGGTTTAGGCTGGGGCTACGTGCCAGAACCTTTATTGCAACTAGAGCAGCGCGATGCAGGGGAGTTAACCACATTACGGCATGGTTTAATGGTGACAGGCTATCCGTATTTGGTGTATAGCCGTGAAGCGTTGGTCGCCTCTGGGCCACAAAAAGGATTGTTGTCTGAGGTCAACGAGGTGGTTGCGGCTGCTATGTTAGAGATTAGCTCTGAATAA
- a CDS encoding SMR family transporter: protein MSIHLALLLSSVVLDILANLALTISNGFKKKLWGLTAIALIMSAFALLAFAVQGMPLFLAYTAWGVLSIAGTAITTWWFLDQPMNRTIVIGIAILILAIMLMQVES from the coding sequence GTGAGCATTCACCTGGCACTGCTTTTAAGCTCTGTGGTGTTGGATATATTAGCCAACTTAGCACTCACTATATCCAACGGCTTTAAAAAGAAATTATGGGGACTGACGGCTATTGCCCTGATCATGTCCGCCTTTGCACTATTAGCCTTTGCGGTTCAAGGTATGCCTTTATTTTTGGCCTATACCGCATGGGGTGTCTTATCTATTGCAGGAACCGCCATTACAACTTGGTGGTTTCTAGATCAACCCATGAACCGTACCATTGTCATTGGCATTGCGATTTTAATCCTTGCCATTATGTTAATGCAGGTAGAAAGCTGA
- a CDS encoding DMT family transporter has translation MHWVFLTLAILGEVAGTSLMKVFISEGYLIAGTAIAMMAVGLSYLFLSRATIRIPVTFANAAWEGIGMVLIAFISYLWLQEQISMVQAAGIVLSLVGIAVIHHGYQQEETEAQEAV, from the coding sequence ATGCATTGGGTCTTTTTGACGCTAGCAATTCTAGGTGAAGTCGCAGGGACTTCGTTAATGAAAGTTTTTATCAGTGAAGGTTATTTGATCGCTGGTACCGCCATTGCAATGATGGCAGTAGGATTATCCTATCTTTTCTTAAGCCGAGCCACCATTCGTATACCCGTTACTTTCGCTAACGCAGCCTGGGAAGGTATAGGTATGGTGTTGATCGCTTTTATTTCTTATCTGTGGCTACAAGAACAAATCTCCATGGTGCAAGCCGCTGGTATTGTTCTGTCCCTAGTCGGTATTGCTGTTATCCATCACGGCTATCAACAAGAAGAAACGGAAGCTCAGGAGGCAGTGTGA
- a CDS encoding DsrE family protein, with amino-acid sequence MQMTDFVATLFDGPKGNLSKITIGLTMAVNAARKGHSCTLILMADAVLLGTPNATEGIDIGPAFKPASELLNEYLDLGGHVAVCGSCMKHNHLTESDLDPRYLLITGGDVIDLTMNAKGTLQIA; translated from the coding sequence ATGCAAATGACTGATTTCGTCGCCACACTATTTGATGGCCCTAAAGGGAACCTAAGTAAAATCACGATCGGTTTAACCATGGCGGTTAATGCTGCACGTAAAGGCCATAGCTGCACCCTTATTCTCATGGCAGATGCTGTTCTATTAGGCACACCCAATGCCACAGAGGGCATTGACATTGGCCCTGCTTTTAAACCGGCCTCTGAACTACTGAACGAGTACCTAGATCTGGGCGGTCATGTAGCCGTATGCGGCTCTTGCATGAAGCACAACCATTTAACAGAGTCAGACCTAGATCCACGCTATTTATTGATTACTGGTGGCGATGTGATTGACTTAACCATGAATGCCAAAGGCACATTGCAAATTGCCTAA
- a CDS encoding YgaP family membrane protein, which produces MKKNVGGIDKILRIVVGALLIVLAVTGTIGVWGWIGVVPLVAGLVGYCPLYPLIGLNTCRVKNQAK; this is translated from the coding sequence ATGAAAAAGAACGTCGGCGGCATAGATAAAATCTTACGAATTGTGGTGGGGGCGCTTCTTATTGTATTGGCTGTGACTGGCACGATTGGGGTATGGGGCTGGATTGGGGTAGTGCCTTTGGTTGCCGGTTTAGTCGGTTACTGCCCGTTATACCCATTAATTGGATTAAATACATGCCGAGTAAAAAACCAAGCTAAATAG
- a CDS encoding ferredoxin reductase family protein, which translates to MFDWVHYSFILHLVNPIESGDFLWQLRSYLLYYTGVIAMALMGLVMIVSSRPVWAERIVNGMDQVYQLHKWAGIWAVVFGALHWLIKLSKPLIVALIGNANRAAKVPTMQIFSDYVSLAKSLGEWAIYAALVMLVLTLCFDKTEGGHPFTIASAPNPDGYIDFHIKALGDHTRHLAQTLKPRQFFQIEGPYGCFDLSRVDEQCQQLWVAGGIGITPFLAWLDALVANPRPLQAQLHYCLHHAEHSHALVQLQQRIQHLPNIQLFVHDSAQNQRLHIENIHLSSDPEMCCELWFCGPSGLLNHLQTGLEQRLGKRLRVHSEAFIIR; encoded by the coding sequence ATGTTTGATTGGGTTCATTATTCATTCATTTTGCATTTGGTAAATCCTATCGAAAGTGGCGATTTTTTATGGCAGCTACGTAGCTATTTGCTGTATTACACGGGCGTCATCGCTATGGCCTTAATGGGCTTGGTGATGATTGTCTCAAGTCGTCCTGTTTGGGCTGAACGCATTGTCAACGGTATGGATCAGGTGTATCAGCTTCATAAATGGGCGGGTATCTGGGCCGTGGTGTTTGGGGCCCTGCATTGGTTGATTAAGCTTTCTAAACCGCTGATTGTGGCCTTGATAGGTAATGCTAATCGGGCCGCTAAAGTTCCAACCATGCAGATATTCTCTGATTATGTCTCATTAGCTAAGTCACTAGGAGAATGGGCTATATATGCAGCATTAGTCATGTTGGTCCTCACTTTATGTTTTGATAAAACAGAAGGAGGGCACCCTTTCACTATTGCAAGTGCTCCCAATCCAGATGGTTATATTGATTTTCATATTAAGGCCTTAGGAGATCACACCCGGCACTTAGCACAGACGTTAAAACCTCGACAGTTTTTTCAAATCGAAGGTCCTTATGGCTGTTTTGACCTGTCACGTGTAGATGAACAGTGCCAACAGTTATGGGTGGCGGGTGGCATAGGAATTACGCCATTTCTTGCGTGGTTAGATGCATTAGTAGCTAATCCTCGCCCATTGCAGGCACAACTACATTATTGCTTGCATCACGCAGAACACAGTCATGCTTTAGTTCAACTGCAACAGCGTATTCAACACCTGCCGAACATTCAATTGTTTGTGCATGACAGTGCTCAAAATCAGCGCTTGCACATAGAGAACATACACTTATCTTCTGATCCAGAGATGTGCTGTGAGCTTTGGTTTTGTGGGCCTTCTGGGCTATTGAATCATCTGCAGACCGGACTAGAACAGCGCTTAGGGAAGCGCCTTCGAGTCCATAGCGAGGCTTTTATTATTAGGTGA
- a CDS encoding DUF5368 domain-containing protein codes for MQSLDPLVFIAVFQEMLGPMLWALIAVIIGGTTAFIALLLKEKHIISQRLVRSQLVGVIGGVLALVLMAKVSSSGFTDAAGPIDWLVIACVFGLGLIGTTILSYTTIGWLVQRNASTSI; via the coding sequence ATGCAATCACTCGATCCTCTTGTATTTATTGCCGTATTTCAAGAAATGCTAGGACCCATGTTATGGGCACTTATAGCCGTAATTATCGGTGGCACTACTGCTTTCATTGCCCTATTACTAAAGGAAAAACACATTATTTCACAGCGCCTAGTCCGCTCGCAGTTAGTCGGCGTGATAGGGGGTGTATTAGCCTTAGTCCTAATGGCAAAAGTATCGTCCTCAGGCTTTACTGACGCTGCTGGACCCATAGACTGGTTAGTTATCGCCTGCGTCTTTGGTCTGGGTCTAATCGGCACGACTATTTTAAGCTACACCACCATCGGCTGGTTAGTGCAACGCAATGCATCTACATCCATTTAA
- a CDS encoding M48 family metalloprotease: MKRLISIVLLALSFTGCAVLPGTGERVTLTAYDAEIYKSDVQALLKINRTVVQDEEVALYVNGLREKLEQAHGKPCNCVVVVDSFSGYEAYTVSHSTIVLSTGVLAQASSDDEVAALIAHEMSHVYNRDSAKTLAQGVSITLGRMAGNLTGYGYLLTDFDGTLDKSAHQLIYGKWNAEHEIKADSFAVNVLSKAGFSQEGLRMALQKIGQYSQYLSAANKTNPEDEPQCYQKKGDMTYVNFIACGKNLIGGLPMTYLSADDRVSLTLEEAEKNDMDINEIYAPAGPLRHRFDVIQYLFAMNELVNPNIKQLRDALRKFERKSRPAGLQFDAAINSRLFVVYDLLGDAKKKQHYKQLVIQSDQLTLSAAKILYAHLDQQGDKAAIEKGIERVHQDLGPTDELLPVEYYLGRRHNLSLGPMLLSQSGCSLNQIKDPAITIRCKYAEDAAKTQVGLRGNWAPLYRSIK, encoded by the coding sequence ATGAAACGATTAATTAGTATTGTTTTATTAGCTCTTTCTTTTACAGGCTGTGCTGTACTACCGGGCACGGGAGAACGAGTGACACTGACAGCGTATGATGCTGAGATTTACAAGTCTGATGTGCAAGCTTTATTAAAAATAAATCGCACAGTCGTTCAAGATGAAGAGGTTGCGCTTTATGTTAATGGGTTGAGAGAAAAGCTAGAGCAAGCTCATGGTAAACCCTGTAATTGTGTGGTGGTTGTGGACTCATTTAGTGGTTACGAAGCTTACACTGTTTCTCATAGCACTATAGTACTAAGCACAGGAGTCTTAGCTCAAGCTAGCTCAGATGATGAGGTGGCAGCTCTGATTGCACATGAAATGAGTCATGTATATAACAGAGACAGCGCAAAAACCTTAGCGCAAGGGGTATCTATTACCTTAGGGCGTATGGCGGGCAATCTGACAGGTTATGGGTATTTATTAACTGACTTTGATGGCACATTAGATAAAAGCGCACATCAGTTGATTTATGGGAAGTGGAATGCAGAACATGAGATAAAAGCAGATTCTTTTGCTGTGAATGTACTAAGCAAAGCAGGCTTTTCTCAAGAGGGTTTGCGTATGGCCCTACAAAAAATAGGGCAGTATAGCCAATACTTATCGGCAGCAAATAAAACGAACCCTGAAGATGAGCCACAGTGCTATCAGAAAAAAGGTGATATGACTTATGTTAACTTTATAGCATGTGGTAAAAATTTGATAGGTGGCCTACCTATGACGTATTTAAGTGCGGATGATAGGGTGAGTCTAACCTTAGAGGAGGCTGAGAAAAATGACATGGATATTAATGAAATCTATGCTCCAGCAGGGCCTCTACGGCATCGATTCGATGTTATTCAGTACTTATTTGCTATGAATGAGTTGGTTAATCCGAATATTAAGCAGCTTCGAGATGCCTTGCGTAAGTTTGAGCGTAAGTCTCGTCCAGCTGGTTTGCAGTTTGATGCCGCAATAAATAGTCGCTTGTTTGTAGTGTATGACCTTTTGGGAGATGCTAAGAAAAAGCAGCACTATAAGCAACTGGTGATACAAAGTGATCAGCTAACTCTGTCAGCGGCAAAGATTCTCTATGCCCATTTAGATCAACAGGGGGATAAAGCAGCTATTGAAAAAGGCATTGAAAGAGTGCACCAAGACTTAGGCCCAACAGATGAGTTATTGCCAGTAGAGTACTATTTAGGCAGACGACATAACCTGAGCTTAGGCCCCATGTTGCTATCACAATCAGGGTGCTCGTTAAATCAGATTAAAGATCCAGCCATTACCATAAGATGTAAATATGCAGAGGATGCGGCAAAAACTCAGGTAGGTCTAAGAGGAAATTGGGCTCCACTTTATCGTTCAATTAAGTAA
- the dtd gene encoding D-aminoacyl-tRNA deacylase, which yields MICLLQRVKKAKVVISEQTVGQIETGLLVFVCAESSDSPQTIDKALQKMTSLRIFSDEENKMNLSLEQVNGGLLLVSQFTLAADTRRGNRPGFSQAAPPAQAKALFDLMVQRAKSTYPKVETGEFGADMQVHLINDGPVTIPMQFD from the coding sequence ATGATTTGTCTATTGCAACGAGTAAAAAAAGCAAAAGTTGTCATAAGTGAACAAACCGTAGGACAAATAGAAACGGGCCTGCTCGTTTTCGTTTGTGCGGAGTCATCAGACTCCCCACAAACAATTGATAAAGCCTTACAAAAAATGACCTCACTACGCATATTTAGTGATGAAGAAAACAAAATGAACCTGAGCTTAGAGCAAGTTAACGGGGGTTTACTCTTAGTTAGTCAGTTTACGCTTGCCGCAGATACGCGTCGTGGTAATCGCCCAGGCTTTAGTCAAGCAGCCCCGCCAGCACAAGCCAAAGCGCTCTTTGACCTGATGGTTCAACGTGCAAAAAGCACATACCCTAAAGTAGAAACGGGAGAGTTTGGCGCAGATATGCAAGTCCATTTAATCAACGATGGCCCAGTGACTATCCCCATGCAATTCGACTGA